The Dehalococcoidia bacterium genome includes a window with the following:
- a CDS encoding glycosyltransferase family 4 protein codes for MKILHVIQRYWPYVGGSERYFQELSERLAARGHEVTVYTTTAYDLEYFWQPARKRLSPGTERLNGVTVTRFPVRHLPLSPLTYPALRRLVGLLGRAPGGERLALAAAAATPFVPELALRLATTRERYDLIHAGNIPFDAIVAWAQALARRRGIPFVMTPFTHLGEADNAAVRRHYTLPHQIALLRGCDAVFVQTALEGEFLTSLGVPRRAIRRGGVGVEPAEVLGGDRERFRRQHAVEGPLVTFLGTVAKDKGAVHLVEAMRRLWEQGLTATLALAGPTYGDFERYWAALPETVTRRCRLLGVTLGDAKRDLFAATDVFAMPSRTDSFGIVFLEAWTAGIAPVAARAGGVAEVIEDGVTGRLVEFGDVPALAEAIRALIADRALAARLAARGREKALADYTWEKVVGRVVAVYEELVG; via the coding sequence GTGAAGATCCTCCATGTCATCCAGCGCTATTGGCCCTACGTCGGCGGGTCCGAGCGCTACTTTCAGGAGCTGTCCGAGCGGCTGGCAGCCCGCGGACATGAGGTGACGGTCTATACCACCACCGCCTACGACCTCGAATATTTCTGGCAACCAGCCCGCAAACGCCTCTCGCCGGGAACGGAGCGCTTGAACGGCGTCACCGTCACGCGCTTTCCGGTGCGCCACCTGCCGCTGTCGCCGCTCACGTACCCCGCGCTGCGGCGGCTCGTCGGCCTGCTCGGCCGCGCGCCCGGCGGGGAGCGCCTCGCGCTGGCAGCGGCAGCGGCGACGCCCTTCGTTCCCGAACTGGCGCTCCGGCTCGCCACAACCCGCGAGCGCTACGACCTCATCCACGCCGGCAACATTCCGTTCGATGCTATCGTCGCGTGGGCGCAGGCACTCGCTCGCCGGCGGGGCATCCCGTTCGTGATGACGCCCTTCACTCACCTCGGCGAAGCGGACAATGCCGCTGTCCGCCGGCACTACACCCTGCCCCACCAGATTGCGCTGCTGCGCGGCTGCGACGCGGTCTTCGTTCAGACGGCGCTAGAAGGGGAGTTCTTGACCTCGCTCGGGGTGCCGCGGCGCGCGATCCGGCGCGGCGGCGTCGGCGTCGAGCCGGCTGAGGTGCTCGGCGGCGACCGCGAGCGGTTCCGGCGCCAGCACGCGGTCGAGGGGCCGCTGGTCACCTTTCTCGGCACGGTCGCCAAAGACAAAGGCGCGGTCCACCTCGTCGAGGCGATGCGCCGGCTGTGGGAGCAGGGACTGACCGCAACGCTGGCGCTCGCCGGCCCGACCTACGGCGACTTTGAGCGCTATTGGGCGGCCCTTCCGGAGACCGTGACGCGCCGCTGCCGGCTGCTCGGCGTGACCCTCGGCGACGCCAAGCGCGACCTGTTCGCTGCTACCGACGTGTTCGCGATGCCGTCGCGGACCGACTCATTCGGGATCGTTTTCCTTGAAGCATGGACCGCCGGGATCGCCCCAGTCGCCGCGCGCGCCGGCGGCGTCGCCGAGGTGATCGAGGACGGCGTCACCGGCCGGCTGGTGGAGTTCGGTGATGTGCCGGCGCTCGCCGAGGCCATCCGTGCCCTGATCGCGGACCGGGCGCTGGCGGCGCGCCTTGCGGCGCGGGGTCGGGAGAAAGCGCTTGCCGACTACACCTGGGAGAAGGTCGTCGGCCGCGTGGTTGCAGTTTACGAGGAGCTGGTCGGGTGA
- a CDS encoding glycosyltransferase family 4 protein — MMRLAMVTPLPPEPTGIADYSAELAPALAARCRLTLYSAHPPRLPSRAAIPWQPVAEFRGPAGANSWDVALYQLGNSLAHEPAYRAALAWPGVVVLHDPVIHHFISAITEHRGDGAGYIREMLYSHGVAGGRAARGALHRVRGVVAEAWPLTGRVVDASLGVIVHSEAAAALVRQGRPEAQVAVVPHLVAPPTRLDRAAARRALGLPVQALLFGVFGLVTPEKHLDATVRALNALAPELPDWRLVIVGEDGGALEPALAAAAPGVRERTLVTGRVSWRDFGRALAAVDLAIALRWPTRGETSGAALRALAAGTPLVASAVGAFRELPPDAVTLVPPEDEEALAAALRTLALDPAGRAARGEAGRRWAAVTLAPDAVAEQYLAAIAQFAG; from the coding sequence ATGATGCGCCTCGCCATGGTGACGCCCCTCCCCCCCGAGCCGACCGGCATCGCCGACTACAGCGCTGAGCTCGCGCCGGCACTCGCCGCCCGCTGCCGTCTCACGCTCTACTCGGCCCATCCCCCGCGCCTGCCTTCCCGCGCGGCTATCCCGTGGCAGCCGGTTGCCGAGTTTCGCGGCCCCGCCGGCGCGAACAGCTGGGATGTTGCGCTCTATCAGCTCGGCAACAGCCTCGCTCACGAGCCGGCCTACCGCGCTGCGCTCGCCTGGCCGGGCGTCGTCGTCCTCCACGACCCCGTCATCCATCACTTCATCTCGGCGATCACCGAACATCGCGGCGACGGCGCCGGCTATATCCGCGAGATGCTCTACAGCCACGGCGTCGCGGGCGGCCGGGCAGCGCGCGGGGCCCTCCATCGCGTGCGCGGCGTCGTCGCCGAAGCGTGGCCGCTGACGGGCCGGGTCGTCGATGCCAGCCTCGGCGTCATCGTCCACAGCGAGGCTGCCGCTGCCCTCGTCCGTCAGGGTCGTCCGGAGGCGCAGGTCGCGGTTGTGCCCCATCTCGTCGCCCCGCCGACCCGGCTGGACCGCGCGGCGGCGCGCAGGGCGCTCGGCCTGCCGGTGCAGGCGCTGCTGTTCGGCGTTTTCGGCCTCGTCACGCCCGAGAAGCACCTGGACGCAACTGTCCGGGCGCTGAACGCCCTCGCGCCGGAGCTGCCCGACTGGCGGCTGGTGATCGTGGGGGAGGATGGCGGCGCCCTCGAGCCGGCGCTGGCGGCCGCTGCGCCCGGCGTCCGCGAGCGGACACTCGTGACCGGCCGGGTGAGCTGGCGGGACTTCGGCCGCGCGCTCGCCGCCGTCGATCTTGCGATCGCCCTGCGCTGGCCCACCCGCGGCGAGACTTCGGGCGCGGCGCTGCGGGCGCTCGCAGCCGGCACGCCGCTGGTCGCCTCGGCGGTCGGCGCGTTCCGCGAACTGCCGCCCGACGCCGTCACCCTTGTGCCGCCCGAGGACGAAGAGGCGCTCGCCGCCGCGCTGCGGACGCTGGCGCTCGACCCGGCCGGTCGGGCAGCGCGGGGCGAGGCGGGACGGCGCTGGGCTGCCGTCACTCTCGCGCCGGACGCCGTCGCCGAACAGTACCTCGCGGCGATCGCCCAATTCGCGGGATGA